The following proteins are co-located in the Hevea brasiliensis isolate MT/VB/25A 57/8 chromosome 11, ASM3005281v1, whole genome shotgun sequence genome:
- the LOC110634096 gene encoding G-type lectin S-receptor-like serine/threonine-protein kinase At1g61370 gives MGRREFLVKSGFLCFFLFNLFSLAYCSVIYNITTTKALSPQQTLNSPSQIFELGFFTPNNSSRNQYVGLWFKEVSPQTVVWVANREKPVANSSASLTIGSDGNLRLMDGQQNSIWSTNISRQSNGSVAVLSDDGKFILRSSITGEDLWESSQHPTESLLPGTWLAYNETTGMRLTLTSWKSDNDPSTGDFTAGVPPQTPPQTFVWKGSKPHWRSGPWDKTKFIGIPEMDADYESGFTLIEGLQPGIAYLSVSVLRNCSYSMFEISPTGVLRFLCWVKLRGWYARWEAPVTPCEVYGACGPFGVCQRYEPNLTCRCLKGFVPKSDEEWSKGNWTGGCIRRTELSCGGNTSSINAQGGKPDGFLKIGGLKLPDLSDFLKVFDENECHQRCLDNCSCSGYAYVNGIGCLVWAGNLLDMHVLPFGGQDLNLRLAHTELGESDQKTKVKIIISVIAVTIIALFGVMIYCFMKWKAKQRAKRNAPIDISRENSQPIMWRSPSEDEESVELPLFDFHSILVATNNFDIENKLGQGGYGPVYKGTLQDGKNVAIKRLSSSSGQGIGEFKNEMKLISKLQHRNLVRLLGGCIERQEKILIYEYMPNKSLDTYLFDPARKVELDWTKRFNIIIGVARGLLYLHRDSCLRVIHRDLKVSNILLDEKMNPKISDFGLARIFEGTQDLGSTHRVVGTIGYMAPEYLLGGIFSEKSDVFGFGVLILEIVSGRKANSFQYNEQHISLLAYAWQSWSASMGVQMIDEALDSFSSSEASRCVNIGLLCVQDHAADRPTMTAILSMLSGEKKKLPEPKQPTFTYANISSGNFQSQSNSTWSVNNVTESIIEPR, from the exons ATGGGCAGAAGAGAGTTCTTGGTGAAATCTGGATTTTTGTGTTTCTTCTTATTCAATTTGTTCTCACTTGCGTATTGTTCTGTAATTTATAACATAACTACAACCAAGGCACTCTCGCCACAACAAACTCTCAATTCtcctagtcaaatttttgagttgGGTTTCTTTACTCCTAATAATAGTTCCCGTAATCAATATGTGGGACTATGGTTTAAGGAAGTTTCTCCTCAGACTGTGGTTTGGGTGGCAAACAGGGAGAAGCCAGTTGCAAACTCCTCGGCAAGTCTCACAATTGGCAGCGATGGGAATCTGAGGCTTATGGATGGGCAGCAGAACTCTATCTGGTCAACTAATATTTCTAGACAATCGAATGGTTCAGTTGCTGTACTTTCAGATGACGGAAAATTCATTTTGAGGAGCAGTATAACAGGAGAGGACCTATGGGAAAGCTCTCAGCATCCTACCGAATCTCTCCTGCCAGGTACATGGTTGGCCTACAATGAGACAACTGGGATGAGACTTACTCTCACTTCCTGGAAAAGTGACAATGATCCATCTACTGGCGATTTTACTGCTGGTGTGCCACCGCAGACGCCGCCACAAACCTTCGTTTGGAAGGGATCGAAACCTCATTGGAGAAGTGGGCCGTGGGACAAAACAAAGTTTATTGGGATACCAGAAATGGATGCTGATTATGAAAGTGGATTCACACTTATAGAAGGTCTTCAGCCGGGAATTGCTTATCTTAGTGTTAGTGTACTCAGGAATTGCAGTTACTCGATGTTCGAGATTTCACCAACAGGAGTTTTAAGGTTCTTGTGTTGGGTGAAATTGAGGGGCTGGTATGCTAGGTGGGAGGCACCCGTCACTCCCTGTGAAGTTTATGGAGCTTGTGGACCTTTTGGGGTTTGCCAAAGATATGAACCAAATCTAACTTGTAGATGCTTGAAAGGGTTTGTGCCAAAGTCAGATGAGGAATGGAGCAAAGGAAACTGGACAGGAGGGTGTATCAGGCGAACCGAATTAAGTTGTGGGGGAAACACAAGTTCGATTAACGCACAAGGAGGAAAACCAGATGGATTTTTGAAGATTGGTGGGTTAAAACTTCCAGATTTGTCCGACTTCTTGAAGGTTTTTGATGAAAACGAGTGCCACCAGCGTTGCTTGGATAACTGTTCCTGCTCAGGTTATGCATATGTAAATGGGATAGGGTGTTTGGTTTGGGCAGGAAACCTTCTGGATATGCACGTGTTACCCTTTGGTGGACAAGATCTTAATCTCCGTCTTGCACATACAGAATTGGGTGAAA GCGATCAGAAGACTAAAGTAAAGATCATTATCAGCGTCATTGCTGTTACAATCATTGCCCTCTTTGGTGTCATGATTTATTGTTTCATGAAGTGGAAAGCCAAACAAAGAGCTAAAAGAAATG CTCCAATTGACATTTCAAGAGAAAATTCACAACCAATCATGTGGAGAAGCCCTTCAGAAGATGAAGAGTCAGTAGAGTTGCCTTTATTTGACTTCCATAGCATATTAGTTGCAACCAACAACTTTGACATAGAGAACAAACTTGGGCAAGGGGGCTATGGTCCAGTTTATAAG GGAACACTACAAGACGGGAAAAATGTGGCGATTAAAAGACTTTCTAGTAGCTCTGGTCAAGGCATCGGAGAGTTCAAGAATGAAATGAAGTTAATCTCCAAACTCCAACATAGAAATCTTGTCAGACTCTTAGGCGGCTGCATTGAGAGACAAGAGAAGATACTAATTTACGAGTACATGCCGAACAAAAGCTTGGACACTTATCTATTTG ATCCGGCAagaaaggtagaacttgattggACTAAACGCTTCAACATTATAATTGGAGTTGCTCGAGGACTGCTTTATCTTCATCGCGATTCTTGTTTAAGGGTTATACACAGAGATTTAAAGGTCAGCAATATTCTTTTGGATGAGAAGATGAATCCAAAAATATCAGATTTTGGATTGGCAAGAATTTTTGAAGGCACACAAGATCTAGGAAGCACTCACAGAGTTGTAGGAACAAT AGGTTATATGGCTCCAGAATATTTGCTTGGCGGCATATTTTCAGAGAAATCTGATGTTTTTGGCTTTGGAGTCCTAATTTTGGAAATTGTCAGTGGTAGGAAGGCTAACAGCTTCCAATACAATGAACAACATATAAGTCTTCTAGCTTAT GCATGGCAATCGTGGTCCGCAAGCATGGGCGTACAAATGATAGATGAAGCATTGGACTCATTTTCCTCATCAGAAGCAAGCAGATGTGTAAATATTGGACTTCTCTGTGTACAAGATCATGCTGCTGATAGACCAACCATGACAGCCATACTTTCTATGCTAAGCGGTGAAAAAAAGAAACTTCCTGAACCAAAACAGCCTACATTTACGTATGCAAACATCTCCAGCGGTAATTTTCAATCACAAAGCAACTCCACATGGTCTGTAAATAATGTTACGGAATCAATTATTGAACCCCGATAA
- the LOC110634090 gene encoding G-type lectin S-receptor-like serine/threonine-protein kinase At1g61370: MGRRDFLLKSGFLCFFLFLLFSLAYCSVSYNITTTTAVSPGQTLNSPRQIFELGFFTPNNNSNNQYVGIWFKEVSPQTVVWVANREKPVTNTSASLTIGTDGNLRLLDGQRNSIWSTNISGQSNGSIAVLSDDGKFILRNSITGEDLWDTFQHPTDSLLPGTWLAYNETSGMRLTLTSWKSDNDPSIGDFTSSLLPQEPSQGFIWKGSKPYWRTGQWDKTKFIAIPERSERGADYQSGLTLIEGPEPGIAYVTLSALRNCSNLRYVISPTGVLRLLCWMIGTGWYARWEAPVTPCEVYGACGPFGVCQRYEPNLTCRCLKGFVPMSSEEWRKGNWTGGCIRRTELSCGRNTSSINTQGGKPDGFLKIGGLKLPDFSYFLKVFDENECHELCLNNCSCSGYANVNGIGCLVWTGNLLDMHEMPFDGQDLNIRLAHKELNESDQKIKVKIIISVITVSIITLIGAMIYCFMKCRVNRRAKTNALIHTSRENSQPIMWRSPSEDEDSIELPLFNFHSILVATNNFDIKNKLGQGGYGPVYKGMLQDGKDMAIKRLSSSSGQGIGEFKNEMKLISKLQHRNLVRLLGCCIERQEKILIYEYMSNKSLDTYLFDPTRKAELDWTKRFNIIIGVARGLLYLHRDSCLRVIHRDLKVSNVLLDEKMNPKISDFGLARIFEGTQDLGSTHRVVGTIGYMAPEYLLGGVFSEKSDVFSFGVLILEIVSGRKASSFQYDEQYMSLLAFAWQSWSASMGVQMIDEALADSFSLPEVSRCVNIGLLCVQDHAADRPTMATIVSMLSGEKIKFPEPKQPTFMYANISSNIFQSQSNSSLSINKVTESIIEPR; this comes from the exons ATGGGTAGAAGAGATTTCTTGCTGAAATCTGGATTTTTGTGTTTCTTCTTGTTCCTTTTGTTCTCACTTGCTTATTGTTCTGTAAGTTATAACATAACTACAACCACAGCAGTCTCACCAGGACAAACTCTCAACTCTCCTCGTCAAATTTTTGAATTGGGTTTCTTTACTCCtaataataattctaataatcAATATGTGGGAATATGGTTCAAGGAAGTTTCTCCTCAGACTGTGGTTTGGGTGGCAAACAGAGAGAAGCCAGTTACAAACACCTCGGCGAGTCTCACAATTGGCACTGATGGGAATCTGAGGCTTCTGGATGGGCAGCGGAACTCTATCTGGTCAACTAATATTTCTGGCCAATCGAATGGTTCAATTGCTGTGCTTTCGGATGACGGAAAGTTCATTTTGAGGAACAGCATAACAGGAGAGGATCTATGGGATACCTTTCAGCATCCTACCGATTCTCTCTTGCCAGGAACATGGTTGGCCTACAATGAGACAAGTGGGATGAGACTTACTCTCACTTCCTGGAAAAGTGACAATGATCCATCGATTGGGGATTTTACTTCTAGTTTACTTCCGCAGGAACCGTCACAAGGCTTCATATGGAAGGGATCAAAACCTTATTGGAGAACTGGGCAGTGGGACAAAACAAAGTTCATTGCGATACCAGAAAGATCAGAAAGGGGTGCTGATTATCAAAGTGGACTCACACTCATAGAAGGTCCTGAGCCGGGAATTGCTTATGTCACTCTCAGTGCACTCAGGAACTGCAGTAACTTGAGGTACGTGATTTCACCAACAGGAGTTTTAAGGTTATTGTGTTGGATGATAGGGACAGGCTGGTATGCTAGGTGGGAGGCACCCGTCACTCCCTGTGAAGTTTATGGAGCTTGTGGACCTTTTGGGGTTTGCCAAAGATATGAACCAAATCTAACTTGTAGGTGCTTGAAAGGGTTTGTGCCAATGTCAAGTGAGGAATGGAGGAAAGGAAACTGGACAGGAGGCTGCATCCGGCGAACAGAATTAAGTTGTGGGAGAAACACAAGTTCCATTAACACACAAGGAGGAAAACCAGATGGATTCTTGAAGATTGGAGGGTTAAAACTTCCAGATTTTTCCTACTTCTTGAAGGTTTTTGATGAAAACGAGTGCCACGAGCTTTGCTTGAATAACTGTTCCTGCTCAGGTTATGCAAATGTAAATGGGATAGGGTGTTTGGTTTGGACAGGAAACCTTCTGGATATGCACGAGATGCCCTTCGATGGACAAGATCTTAATATCCGCCTTGCACATAAAGAATTGAATGAAA GTGATCAGAAGATTAAAGTAAAGATCATTATCAGCGTCATTACTGTTTCAATTATCACCCTCATTGGTGCCATGATTTATTGTTTCATGAAGTGCAGAGTCAACCGAAGGGCTAAAACAAATG CTCTAATTCACACTTCAAGAGAAAATTCACAGCCAATCATGTGGAGAAGCCCTTCAGAAGATGAAGATTCAATAGAGTTGCCTTTATTTAACTTCCATAGCATATTAGTGGCAACCAACAATTTTGACATAAAGAACAAACTTGGGCAAGGAGGCTATGGTCCAGTTTATAAG GGAATGCTACAAGATGGGAAGGATATGGCGATTAAAAGACTTTCTAGTAGCTCTGGTCAAGGCATAGGAGAGTTCAAGAATGAAATGAAGTTGATATCCAAACTCCAACATAGGAATCTTGTCAGGCTCTTAGGTTGTTGCATTGAAAGACAAGAGAAGATATTAATTTACGAGTACATGTCAAACAAAAGCTTGGACACTTATCTATTTG ATCCAACAAGAAAGGCAGAGCTTGATTGGACTAAACGCTTTAACATTATAATTGGAGTTGCTCGAGGGCTTCTTTATCTTCATCGTGATTCTTGTTTAAGGGTCATACACAGAGATTTAAAGGTCAGCAATGTTCTTTTGGATGAGAAGATGAAtccaaaaatttcagattttggatTAGCAAGAATTTTTGAAGGCACACAAGATTTAGGAAGTACTCACAGAGTTGTAGGAACAAT AGGTTATATGGCTCCAGAGTATCTACTTGGCGGCGTATTTTCAGAAAAATCTGATGTCTTTAGCTTTGGAGTCCTAATTTTGGAAATTGTCAGTGGTAGGAAGGCTAGCAGCTTCCAATATGATGAACAATACATGAGCCTTCTAGCTTTT GCATGGCAATCGTGGTCCGCAAGCATGGGTGTACAAATGATAGATGAAGCACTGGCTGACTCATTTTCCTTACCAGAAGTAAGCAGATGTGTAAATATTGGACTTCTTTGTGTGCAAGATCATGCTGCTGATAGACCAACAATGGCAACCATAGTTTCCATGCTAAGCGGTGAAAAAATAAAGTTTCCTGAACCAAAACAGCCTACATTTATGTATGCAAACATCTCCAGCAACATTTTTCAATCACAAAGCAACTCTTCGTTGTCTATAAATAAGGTCACTGAATCAATCATTGAACCCCGATAA
- the LOC110634114 gene encoding uncharacterized protein LOC110634114 — MNVKIWIARNLSCSLFIGDVPWAVIFGFICWNPALTPHLSKVELVISWLPPPTGWVNNDASVRGSSTLAFGGGVLRDSQGRWIAWFATNWGSFSILAGELLSIKKGLVLARFRDFKEIVIESDSSSAVRHILCDEEPPGYLRSLVM, encoded by the exons ATGAATGTTAAGATTTGGATTGCCAGAAATTTGTCGTGTTCTTTGTTTATTGGTGATGTCCCTTGGGCTGTCATTTTTGGGTTCATTTGTTGGAATCCGGCTTTGAC GCCCCATTTATCGAAAGTAGAGCTCGTTATTTCTTGGTTGCCTCCGCCAACAGGATGGGTAAATAACGATGCCTCAGTTCGAGGTAGTTCAACGTTGGCTTTTGGAGGGGGTGTTCTCAGAGATTCGCAAGGGCGTTGGATTGCTTGGTTTGCAACCAATTGGGGTTCATTTTCAATTCTTGCAGGTGAGCTTTTGTCCATCAAAAAAGGTCTAGTCCTGGCTCGCTTCAGAGATTTCAAGGAAATTGTTATTGAAAGTGATAGCTCCTCTGCTGTTCGGCATATTCTGTGCGATGAAGAGCCCCCTGGTTATCTTCGCAGTCTTGTTATGTGA